The following is a genomic window from Caldicellulosiruptor danielii.
AGAAAATTCTTTATGAGAAACAATGCTATCTGTAATATCACCCTCAAACACATATTCAACCTTAAGGCCCTTGCATTTTTTGAAGACATAAATTAATTCCTTATCTTTTTCATTGTACAACTTGCAAAGAGGCTGGGCTGTTGCATATACAATTTTAAAACTACCAAAATCAAAGTTAAATGGTAAAAAGAAGTATGCATCTCTTTCAAGAGTAAATGGCTGAAAAGGTATTGTCAGAGCTTTTCCAGGAAGCTGAATTTTTACCTGCATTTCTTCCTTATCAGGGAGTTTAGGTCTTCTTTGATAGTTGTTAAAAAATACAAATCCACTTTCACCATTGCTTCTTACTGCCACTCTTGAAGTTACTGTGTCAAATCTATTAGCAAGAACTAAATCAGGAAGATACATGTCCATCGGTGCTAAAATATCTCCAAAATCTTGTACAAACATATGAAGATTTCTCAATATGTGATAATGCCTTCTTACCTCACCAAACTGTCCAAGTGGTGCTTGAAAGTCATACGAAATCACTGGATAGTTATTAGGGTATCCAGTATCTTTACTCTCTTGCAATGTTGAGAGTTTTCCTATTGCATGTCTTCCACCGTGATACATGTAATACCCTAAAAGTGTGCAACCACTGCCAAGTTTCACAAGAGCAATTGTTCCAACATTCTCTGGATTTATGTATGGTCTTCTGTGGTATGTTTTTTGAACCCCACCGCCAAGCTCGCACGTCCAAAACGGATAGTTGTAAACTGTTGGATCATCTGATAAAGCATGGTTCGAAGAAGGGAATAAATAATTCCCAATACCTGCATCATTTCTCAAGTGTGTGAAGAAAAAGTTTGGATTTGGAGGAAGTTCATTTGTGTGTTGCTCCCACGGTGCTTCTGGATAGCCTCCAAACACAGGTATGACTTCACCTTCTGGGAACTTTGTTCCACCTTTTGGTCCCCATCCTGTGACTGTATAAATGGGTGCCCTTAAGCCAACCTTATTTGCAATTTTTTTAAGAGTTTCTATGTGTTCTTTGTTGTTGTAAAGCTCATTTTCAAGCTGAATACCGATTATAGGACCATCTTGGTCAAAATAAAGTCCATCAATTTGTTCAGCAATCTCTCTATACCATCTTTCTACATACTTTAAATACATAGGGTCATCTGTTCTCAAATTGCAACCTTTTTGTAAAAGCCAATCAGGAAAGCCTCCATTTCTGCACTCACCATGAGCCCAGGGTCCGACTCGTAAAAATACAAACATATCATGTTTCTTACAAAGCTCAACAAACTTGCGAACATTTTTATTCCCTGACCATTCAAATTCTCCTTCAATCTCCTCATGATATATCCAAAAAAGATAGGTAGCAATTATTTGGATGCCCCCAAATTTTATTTTGAGAATTTCTTTTTCCCATAAATCCTCTGGATATCTTGAAAAATGAAACTCTCCCATGGTAGGAAGCCAGGGAATTTTGTTTTTAAGAAGATACTTGTTTGTGACAATGATTTCCATCAAAGAATTTTTGCCGCTAAAACCCTGTAAACTAATTTTTTTCTGAGTGCATACCATATCAACATTCACAACAATCTGCACTATTATTCATCCCCTTAAATTTTAATATTGTCTAAAATTAAAGTTATCAATACCCCAGCATTGCCTTTTTATTTTCTAAATAATAAAGATAATTCTCGTACGGCACATCTGGGGGACATCGGTGGTCAATGTGGGGTATAAAACCACCTTGTTCCACCAGTTTTTCAAGCCTTTTTAGCTCTTTTAGTATATCTTCTTTTGAACCCTGGAGTTTTGTCTTGTCAACACCACCCATAAGCCTTATACTATCACCATAAAGTTTTTTCAATACTACTGGGTCTGTTCCAGCATGAACCTCTACAGGAAACATTAGATTAAACCCTGCTTCCAACCAAAGCTCAACAATTGGCATGATGTTACCATCACAGTCAGTGCCAATTATATCCACCCCATGCTTGTGCAAAAAATCTGCTATCCTCTTGTATCTGGGCATTAAAAACTCTTTGAACATCTGAGGAGATATAATTGGTCCATTGTTAAAGGCAATATCTTCCCACCCAAGTGCAAAATCTACCTCAACGTCTTTCAATGCTTTTTCCATGAGTTTTATTGAAAAATCTGTCATATACTCAATCATCTCATCCACCAAATCGGGCATGTCATAAAATGTAAGAGCAATGTTTTCAAAACCCATCCAATCACGAAGTTTTCCTAACAGGCTTCCACAATGTATGCATACCGGATAGTCCCTTTCCTGAAGCTCTGAAACTATCTCATCCCAGTTTTCAGGGTATCTTGTAGGGTCATTGGGGCAAAGTCGCTCTTTAAACCTTTCCCAATCATCTTTGTTTTTGATAGGATATTCAAGATAGTGAGGGATTGTTGATGCTCTGTTTTTAAAGACCTGACACTTTATACCTTCTGCATCAATTATTATCATGTACTCTTGGGTCTCTTCTAATACCTTTTGCTCAAACTGTGGTAAAAATCCGTTATTTATAGGAATATACCTATATGAATCTATTCCAAAAAATCTATACGCTTTCTCTTCATTGTCTATATCCTTTGGAAGACCTTGAGAATGCCAGGTTGGAAGTGTTTCGTTCCAATAGCCAAACTCAAAATTTGGTATTCTATCTACGTTTTGATAATGCATAACTCTTCTAAACCTTTCTCTGTTTGTCAATTTGTCTGATGGGAACTTATTTTTAATTGAACCCTCCATTAGTTTTTCCCCCTTTTTCAAGCAAGTCCTTCATATTTATTCTGTTTGTTAATGTTGTTTTTATTTTGCTTTTATTATATCACACATTATATTTGGATCTGATAGAATTTTATTTTATTCTGTAAAAATGAACTTTTTTATGACAAACAAAAAGGGCAGCAGGAAAATTCTGCTGCCCTTTCTCAATTTTAAGTTACTTAATTTTCAAAGCCCTGTACACATTTTATTGCATCTGAGCAATACCTTGCTTTATCTGTTTTACCATAGCCTCTGCTGCCTGCTTTGGTGTTGCCTTACCTGTTGTGATAAGCGAGAGTGCATTGCCAGCTGGTGTCCAAACAGCAGACATCTCTGGAATGTTTGGCATAGGTATTCCTACTTTTGCTTGCTCTGCAAATGCGCTCATGATTTTGTCTGCCTTGACCTCGCTACTTGCAAGCACTTTGTTCAAAACAGGTATTCTGTGACCAACTTTAAAGAGTGTCATAGCAGAGTTTTCAACAAGATATTTCATAAGTTTGAAAGCAGCATCTTTGTTCTTGGACTTTGCTGAAACAAATGCTGCCTGAACACCAACAAACGATGGTGTTGGTTTCCCATCATCTGTCTTTGGAAGTGGTGCAACTGCAAATGGCACTTTTGCCTTTATAAAGTCCTGAACATCCCATGGACCGCTGATGTAAAATGCAATCTTTTTGTTCTGGAAATTACCCTTTGCAATATCACCCCTGATGTCCTTCGGCATGAACTTGTATGTCAAAACAAAATCTCTTATCAATGAAAGACCTTTTATTGCACCACTTGTTGCAAGTCCGATATCGTTTGGATCAAGTGAACCACCTTTGTTCTTGAATACATATCCACCATTTTGAGCGATGAACGCAAAGCTGAAATAAAAGTTGTTAACGTCATACATAAATCCATATTTCTTAGCCAATGTAATGAGCTGGCTCATTGTCTTTGGAGCTTGTTTTACCTTTGATGTATTGTAGAAAAGCGCATATGTCTCCATAGCAATTGGAAGAGCATAGAGTTTTCCTTCAAATGAACATGCATCAAGCGCAGTTGATACAAAGTTTTTCTTGTCAACAAGATTTGCTGGGACTGCTTCTAAAAGCTTTGCTTTCCAGAAAGCACCGAGATTGTCATGTGGAAGACCGAACATGATGTCGGGGCCTTTTCCACTCATTGCAGCTGTCTGAAAGCTCTGGAATGAGCCTTGGTCAGTAATAACTTTTACAGTGTATCCATTTGCTTTTCCCCACTTATCTGCAATTGGTTGCAAAGCTTTTACCTCATCTTGAGTAAGATGTGACCATACAGTAAGCTGTTTTTTGGATGTAGCAAATCCTCCACTTACTGGTATCAGCGCCACAAGCGCAAAAGCAATTATTAATGCTACCGTTAAGATTTTCTTTAGATTTTTCATAATCAAAACAACCTCCCTCAAATCTGTTTATTCGATATGCAAACGTTTGATAATAACATTATACATTTCTCTCTAAAAAAAGTCAAGAGAAAGAAAAAATTTTTGTCTTCATTAATAAATTTAATTTCTCTCTCATGCAATCATTATAACACTTGAACTTTGCTGCACGAACTTCTTTCAACAATCTGATGTGGTACAATTATTCTCCTATATGTCTTTGTTGACTCGCTTAAATCCATCATCAGTACCTCAGCAGCAAGTCTGCCAAGGTGAAGAATGTTGATGTCAACTGTGGTAAGAGGCGGCTGACATATTTCACTTACGTTCGAGTTATTAAAAGCAATTATTGAAAGGTCTTTTCCTACTTTAAGATTAAGACTTTCAGCAACTTTAAAAACCTCAATAGCAATCAAGTCGTCCATGCACACGATGGCGGTGGGCCTGTCTTCTTGATTTAAAATTTCATATGCATTTTCTCTATAGCTTTTTCTGTAATAGTTTGCAAATTTTATATATGAACTTTTTGGCTGTATACCATATTTCTCAAGAGCCCTTTTGTAACCTGAAAACCTGTCGGCCGTGACCACTAAATCACTGGGCCCGCCCATGAAGGCAATTTTTTTGTGTCCCAGCCTTATGAGGTACTCGGTGGCGTCAAATCCTGCTTTGACATTGTCATTGTCCACCCAGTTCACACTGTTTTCAAAGCCACTCGGTCTTCCAATCACTACAAACTTAAAGTCAATGCTCTTTAGATACTCAATAGCAGGGTCCTTTTCCCTTGATGAAAGGAGCACAAACCCGTCAACCTTTTTGCTCTCAACAAGTCTTTTCAAAAGATCTCTTTCCTTTTCAGGATTTGAGATTGCAAGCAGAATATCATACTCAAAGCTATTTACTAAAGCGCATATACTTGTTATCACCTGGTCAAAAAAAGAATTTAAAAAGGCGTTCTCGGGTTCTCGCGGCACAAATACACCAACCGTGAAAGATTTCTTTACAACCAGCCCCTTTGCATTTGCGTTTGGAACATAACCAAGCTTTTTTATAGCCTCAAGAACCCGCTTGGTTGTCTCAGGGCTAATTTTGCTGCTGCCAGCAAGAACCCGCGAAACAGTTGATGGTGAAACATTGGCTTCTTTTGCTATCTCTTTTATTGTTGCCATCACCTATCAATCCTCGTGGGATTTTTGAATGTACATCTTCTCGTAGTACTCCTTTACCATCCTTTCTGCAGAGAACTTTTCAAGTGTAGATTCTATGCTGTTTTGCATCATCTTTACCCATCTGTCTCTGTTTTTGTAGTATGTTGGTATTACCTCGTTTTGCATGACATTTACTAAGCTCTTAAGGTCGTGACTATCCTGCTCTTTTTCGTCTTT
Proteins encoded in this region:
- a CDS encoding beta-galactosidase, coding for MQIVVNVDMVCTQKKISLQGFSGKNSLMEIIVTNKYLLKNKIPWLPTMGEFHFSRYPEDLWEKEILKIKFGGIQIIATYLFWIYHEEIEGEFEWSGNKNVRKFVELCKKHDMFVFLRVGPWAHGECRNGGFPDWLLQKGCNLRTDDPMYLKYVERWYREIAEQIDGLYFDQDGPIIGIQLENELYNNKEHIETLKKIANKVGLRAPIYTVTGWGPKGGTKFPEGEVIPVFGGYPEAPWEQHTNELPPNPNFFFTHLRNDAGIGNYLFPSSNHALSDDPTVYNYPFWTCELGGGVQKTYHRRPYINPENVGTIALVKLGSGCTLLGYYMYHGGRHAIGKLSTLQESKDTGYPNNYPVISYDFQAPLGQFGEVRRHYHILRNLHMFVQDFGDILAPMDMYLPDLVLANRFDTVTSRVAVRSNGESGFVFFNNYQRRPKLPDKEEMQVKIQLPGKALTIPFQPFTLERDAYFFLPFNFDFGSFKIVYATAQPLCKLYNEKDKELIYVFKKCKGLKVEYVFEGDITDSIVSHKEFSEVCNIDGSNYTKISDVQLGIEKSILLKHKESDKNLRIITLDHMHAEKTWKVKIRDQERILICPTHNIFVKDDTIYVYGENPEGYFYLYPTYENDKIELDVNLRAEMVAENLYKISFWFEEIKSDVKWYEEKFVKSEFDRFLYTDDSRKDNVKQFKLKYKILGNKEDLDDLLLEIEYVGDVIQAFVDDKLVNDDFYDGFNRFHLSLKELNFPEEIIIKMSAISKFHDIYLQKVPDYKGNDRVAVIESAKLIPVYKREIKFIKRR
- a CDS encoding uroporphyrinogen decarboxylase family protein; this encodes MEGSIKNKFPSDKLTNRERFRRVMHYQNVDRIPNFEFGYWNETLPTWHSQGLPKDIDNEEKAYRFFGIDSYRYIPINNGFLPQFEQKVLEETQEYMIIIDAEGIKCQVFKNRASTIPHYLEYPIKNKDDWERFKERLCPNDPTRYPENWDEIVSELQERDYPVCIHCGSLLGKLRDWMGFENIALTFYDMPDLVDEMIEYMTDFSIKLMEKALKDVEVDFALGWEDIAFNNGPIISPQMFKEFLMPRYKRIADFLHKHGVDIIGTDCDGNIMPIVELWLEAGFNLMFPVEVHAGTDPVVLKKLYGDSIRLMGGVDKTKLQGSKEDILKELKRLEKLVEQGGFIPHIDHRCPPDVPYENYLYYLENKKAMLGY
- a CDS encoding maltose ABC transporter substrate-binding protein → MKNLKKILTVALIIAFALVALIPVSGGFATSKKQLTVWSHLTQDEVKALQPIADKWGKANGYTVKVITDQGSFQSFQTAAMSGKGPDIMFGLPHDNLGAFWKAKLLEAVPANLVDKKNFVSTALDACSFEGKLYALPIAMETYALFYNTSKVKQAPKTMSQLITLAKKYGFMYDVNNFYFSFAFIAQNGGYVFKNKGGSLDPNDIGLATSGAIKGLSLIRDFVLTYKFMPKDIRGDIAKGNFQNKKIAFYISGPWDVQDFIKAKVPFAVAPLPKTDDGKPTPSFVGVQAAFVSAKSKNKDAAFKLMKYLVENSAMTLFKVGHRIPVLNKVLASSEVKADKIMSAFAEQAKVGIPMPNIPEMSAVWTPAGNALSLITTGKATPKQAAEAMVKQIKQGIAQMQ
- a CDS encoding LacI family DNA-binding transcriptional regulator, giving the protein MATIKEIAKEANVSPSTVSRVLAGSSKISPETTKRVLEAIKKLGYVPNANAKGLVVKKSFTVGVFVPREPENAFLNSFFDQVITSICALVNSFEYDILLAISNPEKERDLLKRLVESKKVDGFVLLSSREKDPAIEYLKSIDFKFVVIGRPSGFENSVNWVDNDNVKAGFDATEYLIRLGHKKIAFMGGPSDLVVTADRFSGYKRALEKYGIQPKSSYIKFANYYRKSYRENAYEILNQEDRPTAIVCMDDLIAIEVFKVAESLNLKVGKDLSIIAFNNSNVSEICQPPLTTVDINILHLGRLAAEVLMMDLSESTKTYRRIIVPHQIVERSSCSKVQVL